Below is a window of Cataglyphis hispanica isolate Lineage 1 chromosome 2, ULB_Chis1_1.0, whole genome shotgun sequence DNA.
atttaagagTATGTTAGCGAAATTCAGAGACGAATTTAATGcaactcttttttattatttatttatcaagtcGAGCCAGTGGCTTTTCAACGAATAGAGGTACATGTTCGAACACGTATTTGAATCCTCGGTGTAATCAGGTAGCTTCCACTATTCGTTTTTTAGCACAGAGATAAAGCGGTTTATTTATCAAGTAATAGATTAGTAGTTTGATAATTGAGAACACACAGTATCGAGACCCTGTTACACCACAATTCAATTACGTAAATATTACGCCACTTGTACAACATGGAAATTCTACTTGTATAATAACGACGATTTGCAATAACAATAGTTAAcaatgatgacgatgataGAATCAACAGATTTGTTCAACGCGACAACTTGGATTATTCCATTCGTAATTATTCgccatataaattattttaactttgtaCTGATCACAGTTAAAGAAAGTTAAAAGCAAAGATATGAcagaaataattgcaaaattctaaataacCAGATCTTAAAGTACATACTTTATCTATATCGAGTTGTGAGAAAGCAGTGTTCTGTGATTGGTTCTAGTGTTTATGTGATTAAAAAGCTAAACAAAAGATAGACCTGATTCAATTGAAaagaacattatttaattgttaagttacgaaaatatataaattatgtaagtatacgatttttatatttatataaatatataagcacagtatatattgtgtgtgtattcTATTCTAGCAGAAAGGTACTTTCTATAACTTAACACATGTGTGTGCAATATTGTCATAAAAAGAACTTGAGatcttaaaattctaaaacgtTTACTTAACAGCAACTATTTCATAaagttttgatttaatatgtttacttaaaaaaaaaaaaacatgcatttaaatattatagaaatgcacaaaaatttttcttagtatttttaaaaactaaattattcaaacaatttaattaatttataagcataattttttttgtttgaatttgatattcaaataaaaccagataatttataatatattaacgcTAGGAATATTTGAcgtttagattatttatacagtatctattattaaaagaaagtgTAATCGGCCCAAGAGCACATCTatctaaagaatattttagtatataaagtatttgcaATATAGGCCAAATTTTTGTAATGGATAGTGACAGAATGCAGCAGTCGATAAGAGTGAATTTAATGTACGCACGTGAACGAAATGATCGgacgattaaaatttcttcttttttcatttcgaCGTTTAGCCAGGCGAAAGATGACGTGATCACTTGCAAAAAGCCTTAGAAATTTGTCCTTTTTTTTgagcattattatttataatcatttgtcAACAAATTGGCCgcaattcctttttttctgttttgttTTACGTCTATATCTCATTgattacgaaaaaatatatttctatatttatttagatatctaCCGAAATATCTTGCGTCATTTACTGACACAAATATTATAGCTGGTTGGCAGTAATTACCGACACGTTTCACATTTCCGCTTGCAAGCGAtcacgagatatttttttatgaaagtcGACGACGCGTGCGCGAATggtttatatcaataaaaatcaatgaaaactGTCGATTGTTAGTTTGgtgattaattttgaaaatgtagtTTGCGCGAAAACGCTCACTTACCATATCCTTCGCCCTGGAGAAATAGTCGGAATGCCTCGCTGACTTTACCCGGCTGTTCTTCCAATACCATACCGCAATCCGATATCTAAAAGACAGGATATAATCTATTACTTgtcattcataaaataaagattaatctgAGTTGCAAAAGTCtttgtttgttaataaattctggagttcatcatttataattatgtgacATACTTATGGGattcattcaaatttaataaaattttgcgtgTTAGTAATTACACGATTGCTCACATGCTCTTTGCGAAtactaaacatttatttatcacaaatcTTTTGTATACTGAATGATTTAATCTGTAAAATGTCTCTTCTCAGGCATTTAATGACATATTGCTTAATGAAGAAGCTTACCTTCATCCAAGAGCTATTTGTTGGATCCAAGCGCCCATTTAACGTTACGGTGTCGTCGACGTGAGGGCTTAGAGCACCCGTGATATTCATCACCGGTACACCAAGCGTCAATCCTTCCTTCTTACGCGTTGGGTCCAGCTCCCTCGTTATATTCAAATCCGTGCGACGAAGGTAACTGTCGATGAGTAATGCGAGATTCGTTGGGTTCACGCGACGCTCAAAGTAGTTCTTATATACTTGAACCAAATCATGATTCCGCTCTTCGGTCCcctgtaaaattatatcggtTTTAATATATGCTACGTattgcagatatttttttaatgttatttaatctataatatgacaagtattaaaaatttaatttttatcatcatgaTTCATGCATTATCATTATGATTTATGCTCATATGTaacgcaaaaaataaattggagttatattcttgaatttatatatcttattatctctcttttatagttgtaatatatattacaactataaaaataatcgataaagagataaatatttttctaaaagctTCTTTCCTTGTAAGTATCacaaacaaattattacaaataattattcaattaattatgataagaaaattctttataaacaccaatttgtcttttaaaaatttaatttctcttcgtatattttaactttattactatttgaattttttactgATTTTGCATAGACAATTAACTGCTATTTAGACAGAAAAAATCCGAAATATTTctgctctataaaataaaccTCATCGATATTACGTggcacaaatttattaataatatatgaaatcatTGTTGTATATTCGGCTCACTAATGACATaggtgaaatttttttatcataaagtcATCAGCCGGCATTAAATTTGCGTCTGCACGCGAGTTTGTAATCAAAGTAATCCAGCTTTTCACCTGCCATATTACATCTGCCGAAGAATTTCGAAGTCTCAGTGGATCGAAAAGCGCACTGTGCACTCACAATCCGGTTTTTTCGCGAAGCAGTACAGTGTGGTAAAAACAACCGAGAAAACCTCTCATTAATGTCGGATGGTTGGGAAAGAAATGGAACAAAATGATAGGGCAAAGTTAAGGAAGGAGCGACGTTGCAACCaactttgtttgaaaattatgttttttttttttatttcgaataatgTTGGCCAAGTTTCATAATGTTCCGATTCCTTAATATAGTCGCTTCATTAACCTTCAAAGTTTAAATCTCATGTATCACGCGCTGGAAggtcgttttttatttttcttataataatgttaaaaatacaaCATGCTTATagtgaaataattgatttatgtaatataataaataatatcataattattagtgAGTCATGATTATTActgagttatataaaaaatgcatttcttttttgcgaattaattaagttaataatatcatcaaaAAACTTGTACTTTCTATTATTCAAtcgctatatttttattctaaattatttaaaaattattaaaaaattaaaaaatttttttttaaaactgcataattaaaaaacatattttgctGGCTATATACGttgtaaacatatttcttgcaaaaaagttgatgtatcttattatttttatatttgcttctTCAAAGGTTAGAGGTTGTCTTTGAACGCAATAATCTTCTCACGTTGTATAATAGCGATAGCAAAACTGTCAGTTTAATCTCTAGTTTAGTTTCCATGGAGATCGAGCCTTTGGAAGCTTAAGCTCCGTCGTCGATAATTCATCTTGCGCTCGCGCTTGAACGCTAACTGGGTTGACATTATTTTGCGCCTCATAAGAACCTTAGGCGGTTTATTAGTTTCATAGAGTATAATCTTGTCCGGAACACAATTAACTCTTATAAAAGAGGTTGGAAGAGAGTTTATATGAAAGATGTTTATATTATCCGCGTaggcaaatattaattaaagctgGATATTTAatgtgacaaaatattttataataatgctatAAATGTgcagtataaattaaataaaaaaaaaatatatatataacaataaaaaaaatttgttacaatttttacttattgttttgtattaaatatatacaaacataacCCGCGATTACAAATTTAAGTATAAGTGATTgtcaatattaacaatttgctatttaaatttacgataaattcatttattaaaaactcacTTGCTTTGacagatttaatattaatttcatatcaaattattttaatattatttaatataattataattataattataatttcagtaAATCTttcataatcatatttttacaattgttaTATTGCTTACTATTAAACCGTAATctcgaatttaaatttataatattatattcttaccCTGCCGAAATGATGCCACATCAGATAATCAAGAACACCTTGCGTCATGCCCTGCGATCTCAGGTGGCGCacgttcaatttttgataaccCCATTCGATCCATCCTGCCTGCGTGGATACGCAGTTTATCAGACACAGTGCATTTACTTTCTCCGGATGGGCAAGTGCAAATCTTGCCAGAATATTGGCGCCGGCACCGACCCCAAAACCAATTACGGATTTTATGCCAAAATGGCCGAGAATGAAGAGCAGCTGTTCGGCAAGCTCTTCCATGGACGGATAAGTGTAactgaaatgtatataaaaaattctgtgtTCAGAAATTATTCACGTTGTTTtactttgataataattatatgacgcCTAAACAGAGTATGTAACTATTTAAATTCCAAATTTAACTTTCGCGAAAAGACGTTAAAAGAagtttcgttaaaaataaattagtgaatattgataaatctttacactattaaatatactttctttgttatatttgttactcgttaaaagttataaataaatcaagaaaacttttaaatctattaatgTCTCTGCAAATATGcagacattataaaaatatttttaatttataacattgcattcaaaaattattgcaatcaacataatatcatgataaattacattaaataatatttcaaacaataaatattaaaacaatttttcaaaaatatttatcgtgtaatatacaaattttacattattgataatacttatttttacaaatcctGCGAATAATGTAAATTCAGCCATGATATTTATCATAACGATAATATAACTTGAAtaacttgatataaaaattgattaataattataatattgtattatattaataatataacatacattATTAATCAGTAAGTATCGTTCTTTTTAGACAAATCaatgttatataaacaaagaaaatatattgatatataaagctGATACATCCTTTAGAAATTTGGCACGCAAGACAAAACTTTCGCATGCAAATCTGCATTgcagtttaaattattttataactcgaTGCTTAATTCaatgtatgtttatttaaatataagtctCCATTACTTaagatcaatataattaattgtattcaaAAAAGATTCCTAATCCAGAGATATTAAGTTACACACAGTTtacttctataaattattatttactccTAAAAGTTATAAGTTTctagttaaataaattgatataattattttatgattataaataattattactttatttaaattctatgtatattaatatatcacacattttacatatttgtttaatttaaacataataatttatttgaaaaagactAGGATCATGATTTGTCGAGTTTATATATCGTATCTCAATTATATCttggttttatttaaaataatagattaaaaggaagaattatatatatatatatatatatatatcatatatatatatatgatttgataAAAGAAGTAATTCGCAAAttactttacatattttcttattatatctagatatatatacgaaaatatatatatatatatatatatatatatctaggaAAGATTGAAGCTTaattaaaagcatataaatatgcatcaaAAGttctctaattattaattaaaacgtgatttttaataaagcaaaaaaattctcgttttaattgttatttgacGAAAACTATGAAATctttgtgtgtgcgtgtgtgcgtacgCATGTGTATGAGATTACCGCGGTgctaattgtataaatttattgtagagTGCTTTGCTTTAATCGgtaaataactaatttttctcgtgttcattatttgaaaaatcaactTACTCTTCAGGTAGCGTCGGCGCGCCTTCCTCT
It encodes the following:
- the LOC126858913 gene encoding protein NDRG3 isoform X5: MPSDSMDDIELKNIQLQFPALRYLSRDDGSVREERVETDKGSLLVAVQGNRAKPAILTYHDLGLNYISSFQAFFNYIDMRVLLENFCVYHVNAPGQEEGAPTLPEDYTYPSMEELAEQLLFILGHFGIKSVIGFGVGAGANILARFALAHPEKVNALCLINCVSTQAGWIEWGYQKLNVRHLRSQGMTQGVLDYLMWHHFGRGTEERNHDLVQVYKNYFERRVNPTNLALLIDSYLRRTDLNITRELDPTRKKEGLTLGVPVMNITGALSPHVDDTVTLNGRLDPTNSSWMKISDCGMVLEEQPGKVSEAFRLFLQGEGYVVRSPRKPVKPTTPEVAPLSPLKMADYRLASLEGLNHICSKKIDWPTATIHITENPISEAVVC
- the LOC126858913 gene encoding protein NDRG3 isoform X4, with translation MPTAATAEESALLGTMPSDSMDDIELKNIQLQFPALRYLSRDDGSVREERVETDKGSLLVAVQGNRAKPAILTYHDLGLNYISSFQAFFNYIDMRVLLENFCVYHVNAPGQEEGAPTLPEDYTYPSMEELAEQLLFILGHFGIKSVIGFGVGAGANILARFALAHPEKVNALCLINCVSTQAGWIEWGYQKLNVRHLRSQGMTQGVLDYLMWHHFGRGTEERNHDLVQVYKNYFERRVNPTNLALLIDSYLRRTDLNITRELDPTRKKEGLTLGVPVMNITGALSPHVDDTVTLNGRLDPTNSSWMKISDCGMVLEEQPGKVSEAFRLFLQGEGYVVRSPRKPVKPTTPEVAPLSPLKMADYRLASLEGLNHICSKKIDWPTATIHITENPISEAVVC